In Stieleria varia, one genomic interval encodes:
- a CDS encoding GNAT family N-acetyltransferase: MTKQTAFAIEPELTAAEFIDVLRRSTLDQRRPIDDAQRIAKMLAGADLIVTARDADKLLVGVARAITDFAYCTYLSDLAVDVAHQGHGIGRELVHLTHEHAGLNTRLILLAAPAAMTYYPHIGMQRHESCWMIPPLEGDAITPS, encoded by the coding sequence ATGACCAAACAAACTGCTTTTGCGATCGAACCCGAGTTGACTGCGGCAGAGTTTATCGATGTCCTGCGGCGGTCCACGCTGGATCAACGTCGCCCCATCGATGACGCTCAGCGGATCGCCAAGATGCTCGCGGGCGCAGATCTGATCGTCACCGCTCGTGACGCTGATAAGTTGCTTGTCGGAGTGGCACGCGCGATCACCGACTTCGCGTACTGCACGTACCTCTCGGATTTGGCCGTCGACGTTGCCCACCAAGGACACGGAATCGGTCGCGAACTGGTTCACCTGACGCACGAACACGCGGGATTGAATACCCGGTTGATCTTGCTGGCTGCCCCCGCAGCGATGACCTACTACCCGCATATCGGTATGCAACGGCATGAGTCGTGCTGGATGATTCCGCCGCTGGAGGGTGACGCTATCACGCCTTCTTGA
- a CDS encoding zinc ribbon domain-containing protein YjdM, which translates to MSDLPNCPQCDSEYSYEDGPLLVCPTCGHEWSPAETESSEEDVTRDANGNVLENGDTVVVIKDLKFRGGVVKGGTKVKNIRIVDGDHDIDCKIDGIGAMSLKSEFVKKA; encoded by the coding sequence ATGAGCGACCTACCCAATTGTCCGCAATGCGACTCGGAATACAGCTACGAGGACGGGCCACTGCTGGTCTGTCCGACTTGCGGACACGAATGGTCGCCTGCCGAGACCGAGTCATCGGAGGAAGATGTGACTCGCGACGCCAACGGCAATGTGCTGGAGAATGGTGACACGGTCGTTGTCATCAAAGACCTGAAGTTTCGCGGTGGCGTCGTCAAGGGCGGCACCAAGGTCAAGAACATTCGCATCGTCGATGGCGACCACGATATCGATTGCAAGATCGATGGAATCGGAGCGATGTCATTGAAATCCGAATTCGTCAAGAAGGCGTGA
- a CDS encoding aminotransferase class I/II-fold pyridoxal phosphate-dependent enzyme, which yields MSNSNDPGDRFDIDAPAIQAPTTDPTPEPFEVKFAARVDRLPPYMFGRINNSLYQKRRAGDDVIDLGMGNPSDPPEDVVIQKLQDAASDPGNHGYSKSNGIANLRREVAKKYARKYGVELDHESEIISCLGSKEGFSHMCLALMGPGDTAMIPSPYFPVHMYGVILASGNVVALDVADPDKFLRNVAYTCENLTPTPKILIVNYPHNPSSAVIEPDFFVEVVRLAKKYRFLVIHDFAYADVAFDGYMPPSFLSAPGAKDVGVEFTTMSKGYNMAGWRVGFCAGNAEMIRGLGTIKGYYDYGMFQAIQIAAIVALRETEEGVQRQSQIYQGRRDVLVSGLRRLGWEVEPPKAGMFVWAKVPEPWRSSMSTMDFAMRLLEEGNVAVSPGSGFGAAGEGYLRMSLVENEHRLRQAVRQIAKCLSQTPATAASGD from the coding sequence ATGAGCAATTCAAACGACCCGGGTGATCGATTCGACATCGACGCGCCAGCCATCCAGGCCCCAACCACCGATCCGACCCCTGAGCCGTTTGAGGTGAAGTTTGCGGCGCGCGTCGACCGTTTGCCGCCGTACATGTTCGGCCGCATCAACAACTCGCTTTACCAAAAACGACGCGCCGGCGATGACGTCATCGACTTGGGCATGGGCAACCCGTCCGATCCGCCCGAAGACGTCGTGATCCAAAAACTCCAAGACGCCGCCAGCGACCCCGGCAACCACGGCTACAGCAAGTCCAACGGGATCGCCAACCTGCGACGCGAGGTCGCAAAGAAATACGCGCGCAAGTATGGCGTCGAGCTGGATCATGAATCGGAAATCATCTCCTGCTTGGGCAGCAAGGAAGGTTTCTCGCACATGTGCTTGGCCCTGATGGGACCGGGCGACACCGCGATGATCCCGTCGCCCTATTTCCCTGTGCACATGTATGGCGTGATCCTCGCCTCGGGGAATGTCGTCGCACTGGACGTTGCTGACCCGGACAAGTTTCTGCGGAATGTCGCCTACACTTGCGAAAACCTGACACCGACGCCCAAGATTCTGATCGTCAACTATCCCCACAACCCTTCCTCGGCCGTCATCGAGCCGGACTTCTTTGTCGAAGTCGTCCGGTTGGCAAAGAAGTATCGCTTCCTGGTGATCCACGACTTCGCTTACGCCGATGTCGCTTTCGACGGCTACATGCCGCCAAGCTTTCTTTCTGCCCCCGGAGCGAAAGACGTCGGCGTCGAGTTCACGACGATGAGCAAGGGCTACAACATGGCCGGCTGGCGTGTCGGATTTTGCGCGGGCAACGCGGAGATGATCCGAGGCCTGGGCACGATCAAAGGCTATTACGACTACGGTATGTTCCAAGCCATCCAGATCGCCGCCATCGTCGCTTTGCGAGAAACAGAGGAAGGCGTCCAGAGACAATCTCAAATCTATCAAGGCCGCCGCGACGTCTTGGTCAGCGGCCTGCGTCGCCTGGGCTGGGAAGTCGAACCGCCTAAGGCCGGCATGTTCGTGTGGGCGAAAGTCCCCGAGCCGTGGCGAAGCTCGATGAGCACGATGGATTTCGCGATGAGGTTGCTGGAGGAAGGCAACGTCGCCGTCAGCCCCGGTAGCGGATTCGGTGCCGCGGGCGAAGGATACTTGCGCATGTCGTTGGTCGAAAACGAACACCGCTTGCGTCAGGCCGTCCGTCAAATCGCCAAATGCCTCAGCCAAACCCCGGCCACCGCCGCGTCGGGAGACTAA
- a CDS encoding CDP-alcohol phosphatidyltransferase family protein, producing MSELKKGLFRRKRSGESMSESPSRGMGQRDGENAIDDSDESFRPSSGRSKLLKQGKPKRRRLTLAVLPTMLTLGNGVCGLGAIAIAVSDPATLGWPLEQKLFFAGLLIFGGMLFDALDGSAARMTGQESEFGAQLDSLCDAVTFGTAPAVIIWGLSDLLPQRLVWAIGVLFTLCVLIRLARFNVETDEEDSHESFEGLPSPAAAGTLAAFAIAMPDLKSLATDDMYHERVHQFADNVLQASHFFIPGLALVLAFLMVSRFNYPHLVSQWIRGRRTPTQIGQALFAVGGVFLLHWLALPLAFCFYAFGSPIQAGWQHLKAKKEHPAA from the coding sequence ATGAGTGAATTGAAAAAAGGTCTGTTTCGACGAAAACGCTCAGGCGAATCGATGTCCGAATCGCCCTCGCGTGGGATGGGACAGCGAGACGGCGAAAACGCGATCGACGACAGCGATGAAAGTTTTCGTCCGTCGTCGGGGCGAAGCAAATTGCTCAAACAGGGCAAACCCAAACGGCGGCGGCTGACGCTGGCCGTCCTGCCCACGATGTTGACATTGGGCAACGGCGTTTGTGGTCTCGGAGCGATCGCGATCGCTGTCAGCGATCCGGCGACACTGGGCTGGCCCCTGGAGCAAAAACTTTTCTTTGCCGGATTGCTCATTTTCGGCGGAATGCTGTTCGACGCCTTGGACGGATCAGCGGCTCGAATGACCGGACAAGAGAGCGAGTTTGGCGCTCAACTGGATAGCCTGTGTGACGCGGTCACGTTTGGCACCGCACCGGCCGTAATCATCTGGGGGCTTTCGGATCTGTTGCCCCAACGTTTGGTTTGGGCGATCGGCGTTCTGTTCACGCTCTGTGTATTGATCCGTTTGGCACGGTTCAATGTGGAAACGGACGAAGAAGATTCGCATGAGAGTTTCGAAGGATTACCCAGCCCCGCGGCCGCCGGAACCCTGGCCGCCTTTGCCATCGCGATGCCCGATTTGAAATCGTTGGCCACCGATGACATGTATCACGAACGGGTTCATCAATTTGCCGACAACGTGCTACAAGCGTCTCACTTTTTCATACCGGGACTCGCGCTCGTGTTGGCCTTTTTGATGGTTTCGCGGTTCAACTACCCGCACCTTGTCTCCCAATGGATTCGAGGGCGACGGACGCCCACGCAGATCGGCCAGGCGTTGTTTGCCGTGGGCGGTGTTTTCCTGCTCCATTGGCTCGCATTGCCTCTCGCGTTCTGTTTCTACGCGTTTGGTTCCCCGATCCAAGCCGGCTGGCAACACCTCAAAGCCAAGAAAGAACACCCCGCGGCCTAG
- a CDS encoding pyridoxal-phosphate-dependent aminotransferase family protein, translating into MVAPLHPRQRLLMGPGPSTVPARILQALSAPTLGHLDPQYIGYMDETCELMRQVFRTENKLTFPVSGTGMAGMETVLVNLLEPGDEAIVCINGVFGGRMKDNMQRCGATVHSVEVPWGETFTKDQLGEAIERHPKAKMIGIVHAETSTGAHQDLTGLGDMAHDAGMLLAVDAVTSLGGHEVAVDDWGIDAIYSGTQKCLSCPPGLSPVSFSPRALEAMEARETPVRSWYLDVSMLKNYYTGGGGRAYHHTAPINMVYALREALAIVVEEGLENRIARHAEMHQLLRAGLEKLGLSYIPQHSLYTLNCVSVPEGIDEAAIRGRLLNDYDLEIGGGLGVFAGKAWRIGLMGESAQRKHVLTLLAALEDCLP; encoded by the coding sequence ATGGTCGCACCGCTTCATCCCCGCCAACGTCTGCTCATGGGCCCCGGCCCCAGCACCGTGCCCGCCAGAATCCTGCAAGCGTTATCCGCCCCCACGCTTGGCCACCTGGATCCGCAATACATCGGCTACATGGACGAGACCTGCGAACTAATGCGTCAAGTCTTTCGCACCGAAAACAAGCTGACGTTTCCCGTTTCCGGCACCGGCATGGCGGGCATGGAAACCGTCCTGGTCAACTTGCTCGAACCGGGTGACGAAGCCATCGTTTGCATCAACGGAGTTTTCGGCGGCCGCATGAAAGACAACATGCAACGATGCGGCGCGACCGTTCATAGCGTCGAAGTCCCCTGGGGTGAAACCTTCACCAAGGACCAACTCGGCGAAGCGATCGAGCGTCACCCCAAGGCCAAGATGATCGGTATCGTTCACGCGGAGACGTCGACCGGCGCCCATCAAGACCTGACCGGCTTGGGCGACATGGCACATGATGCGGGCATGCTGCTCGCTGTCGATGCGGTGACTTCGCTGGGCGGTCACGAAGTCGCAGTGGACGACTGGGGGATCGATGCGATTTACTCGGGCACACAGAAATGCTTGTCCTGCCCTCCCGGACTGTCGCCGGTTTCGTTTTCTCCTCGTGCCCTGGAGGCCATGGAAGCACGTGAGACGCCGGTGCGTAGCTGGTACCTCGATGTCTCGATGCTCAAGAATTACTACACCGGCGGAGGCGGGCGAGCCTACCATCACACCGCCCCGATCAACATGGTTTACGCGCTCCGCGAAGCCCTGGCGATCGTGGTCGAGGAAGGCTTGGAGAACCGCATCGCACGCCACGCCGAGATGCACCAACTGCTGCGAGCCGGTCTGGAAAAACTCGGTCTTTCCTATATCCCCCAGCACTCCCTCTACACGCTCAACTGTGTTTCGGTCCCCGAGGGGATCGACGAAGCAGCCATTCGCGGACGCTTGCTGAACGATTACGACCTGGAAATCGGCGGCGGGCTGGGCGTTTTTGCAGGGAAAGCTTGGCGAATCGGCCTGATGGGCGAGTCCGCACAACGCAAACACGTGCTCACCCTGCTGGCTGCATTGGAAGATTGTCTGCCATAA